Proteins from one Gossypium raimondii isolate GPD5lz chromosome 8, ASM2569854v1, whole genome shotgun sequence genomic window:
- the LOC105792040 gene encoding uncharacterized protein LOC105792040 isoform X1: MSCMPWTDLNKIIDVSFKKRIIQILLKRVMEKLVDIIHFLHLEIHEAFGAAGISGAPQDNNIMLWNAVIFGLDDTPWDGGKVNSGVLV; encoded by the exons ATGAGTTGCATGCCTTGGACAGATTTGAACAAGATTATTGACGTAAGCTTCAAGAAGAGGATAATTCAAATACTGCTCAAAAGG GTCATGGAGAAGCTTGTAGATATCATTCATTTCTTGCACTTGGAGATTCATGAGGCATTTGGCGCTGCTG GAATTAGTGGTGCACCTCAAGATAACAACATTATGCTTTGGAATGCTGTTATATTTGG ACTTGATGACACCCCATGGGATGGAGGTAAAGTAAATTCTGGTGTTTTGGTTTGA
- the LOC105792040 gene encoding uncharacterized protein LOC105792040 isoform X2, giving the protein MSCMPWTDLNKIIDVSFKKRIIQILLKRVMEKLVDIIHFLHLEIHEAFGAAGISGAPQDNNIMLWNAVIFGLDDTPWDGGYMKIG; this is encoded by the exons ATGAGTTGCATGCCTTGGACAGATTTGAACAAGATTATTGACGTAAGCTTCAAGAAGAGGATAATTCAAATACTGCTCAAAAGG GTCATGGAGAAGCTTGTAGATATCATTCATTTCTTGCACTTGGAGATTCATGAGGCATTTGGCGCTGCTG GAATTAGTGGTGCACCTCAAGATAACAACATTATGCTTTGGAATGCTGTTATATTTGG ACTTGATGACACCCCATGGGATGGAG GGTACATGAAGATTGGATAA